Genomic window (Ailuropoda melanoleuca isolate Jingjing chromosome 7, ASM200744v2, whole genome shotgun sequence):
CTCTCCTTTTCCAGGAGAGCATCCCGGTTTGACTGGTTTGtcctagtcctttatctgattttcttatttttctttttcagcgaTGATTGTGCGCTTTCTGACCAAGAGATTCATTGGCGATTACGAACCGAATACAGGTTAGAATAATTTCGTGCTCTCTGCTTTTGTAGCTGTCTGCTCCGATGTTCGTTTTTCTGATATGTGTGTAGGAATTTAAAAGCAAACTCTCCTTCATCCTTCAGGCAAGTTGTATTCACGGCTTGTCTACGTTGAGGGGGACCAGCTCTCCTTGCAAATCCAGGACACCCCCGGGGGCATCCAGGTAAGGACTGCCTGAAGCCAACAGCTCACACAGCCCTAGGTGTGTACCTAGGGGGCTCCGCAGCAGGAGCAAGACGTGTACACACACCGGTTTTGCATTTAGATGGCGTGGGCTGTCCTCAGGTGGGCTGTTCCAAACCCTCCTGGTGGGGCCAGGGTGAGTGGATAGTTGGAGAGGTAGCTTCCTCCAGTCCAGCACCTCGAAAGGGGAGACATAGTTAACCTCTCTTTGCAGCCCTGGCAGACCCTCACTAGTTGCAGGGATGGGGCTCACCACTTCTTTCAGAGCTGGACCATGGAACCATTAACAGACTGTTGGGGTGGGGTTCTGGAGAGGGTCTTCTCCCCCAGCAAGGACAACAAGAGTGCTTCTAACTGTTCGCTCAAGTCATTTAATTGCAAACAGATAACCCCTTGGCAAGCAGTCAGGAATTTAACTTGATTAACAAGTTATTAATTGCTCTCCCTTCGAGGGAGGAAAGGTcttgtggaagaaaagaaagaaggaatttgtTTCTGTAACATTCTCAAAAAGGacatgctaaaaatatttttatgggctTGGGAAAAGATATTTATCTTGGCTTCTTTTCCAAGTTTTGTTTATTCTCAGTTCCCTGAGGATTGCGCCATTCTTCTTTGAAAGTTCGCATTGAAGTCATTCTTCTGTCAGCGGGGGCTCACCACAGAATACCTGCTGAGTGGGGAATTAAAGATAGTGCATTGGTGACAGCCAATAAAATAACCCAGGCAGGGAGTTTGCTCTTCCTGCATCCAAAGCCTCCTTCTGCAGAAGCTAGGTAGCATGGGAAAACTGTAtttatgatttctcttttgaacttttttttgcAAGGGTTCCTCTGATGTTATTTTGAGTCCTCTCCCACCGAGGGCTTCCTTGATCCAGACTCATTTTGATCTTTTCCAGGTCCAAGACAACCTCACCCAGGTAGTTGATTCCCTGTCCAAGTGCGTGCAGTGGGCAGAGGGCTTTCTGCTGGTCTACTCCATCACAGACTATGACAGCTACCAGTCCATCCGCCCCCTTTACCAGCACATCCGGAAGGTCCACCCCGACTCTAGGGCCCCTGTCATCATCGTGGGCAACAAGGGGGACCTTCTGCATGCCCGGCAGGTGCAAACGCATGATGGCATTCAACTGGCCAATGAGCTGGGCAGCCTGTTCCTTGAAATTTCCACCAGTGAAAACTACGAGGATGTCTGTGATGTGTTTCAGCATCTCTGTAAAGAAGTTAGCAAGCTGCACAGCCTCagcggggagaggaggagagcctCCATCATTCCCCGGCCGCGCTCTCCCAACATGCAAGACCTCAAGAGGCGCTTCAAGCAGGCTCTGTCTTCCAAAGTCAAAGCCCCCTCTGCACTGGGGTAAACCCATCTCACACAGACTCTGCTCCTTTTTATTGTGCATTTGTGCAGCTGAAAAAGACTGGGGATCTCCCTTTTTAATTGCACattcaaaatctatttttatacaaACTATTGGTTTTCAAGTGTATGTGTATTTCGGAAAACTCAGTGATTGCCTAGAAGTTGGatagaggtttttttaaataaaatattttttttttactgtaactgCTAGCCACTTTTCCATTAAAGGCAAAATGGCAACATTActccttgttttttaaatgtct
Coding sequences:
- the RASL11A gene encoding ras-like protein family member 11A; amino-acid sequence: MRPPTMSGHCLLAPIPESSSDYLLPKDIKLAVLGAGRVGKSAMIVRFLTKRFIGDYEPNTGKLYSRLVYVEGDQLSLQIQDTPGGIQVQDNLTQVVDSLSKCVQWAEGFLLVYSITDYDSYQSIRPLYQHIRKVHPDSRAPVIIVGNKGDLLHARQVQTHDGIQLANELGSLFLEISTSENYEDVCDVFQHLCKEVSKLHSLSGERRRASIIPRPRSPNMQDLKRRFKQALSSKVKAPSALG